tgttctccttctccctctcactgttgctgttgctgttgctgcttcaGCCATCTGTAGACTTACATGCAAGTGATTTGACTCTCAAGGGTATTTAGTAGCTGTTGTTAATTGAAACTCACCGTAGTCCTCACTGTTAGTAGTCAGTTACACAATAGTGTGTTGAGTAGTATGTCATCCATTTTgcagtttacaataaaaatctgtaaatatgccACTTGTGAAAATTCTGCTAAAAGCAGTGTAAATTAACAGTAACTTGTGTATTACTGTTAATTTGAACTTTTCACAAGTGGCATACTTACAGATTTGTACCATAAAGAGCAAAATGTACAACTCAACACGCAATTGTGTAACTGACTACTAACAGTGAGGACTACAGTGAGTTTCAATTAACAACAACTACTGAATACTCTCTAAAGTCAAATCACTTGCATGTAAATCTACAGTCTACTGGCAGAAACAAATGTTTGTGTGGTACCTGTGTTAGTGAGGAGCTTGGCTGCTGGGTAGGTTTTGGTCACTTCGTAATTAGTTGATCTAGTTTTATATTAAGTGTTTAAGTACTATTTGGATTCCGGTTTCGGTCTTGTAACTgatagtatttatttttttgtatttattttctgtttattttttaggaCACATCTTCAGCAGTGGACCTAAGGATCATTGGATGTTTCGGCCATTATCACTAGACATCCTCACCCGAGGGAGGCCCTGCTGAGGTTGGTCGAGCCCCACAGTGTGTCCCTTAGTCAATTGATTGGAGTTGTAACTGTAGTTCTTCTGGTAAGTAGGTTCAGGTAAGTATAAGGAGTTGCTAAGATCGGTCGGTATTTAAGTTAGGTATTATGAAGATAGGTATTAGTTGTTGATGTGCTAATTGTTCCTACAGTAAGTATTTAAGGTAAGTAGGTATCTTTTAGGTGGTATTTCTATCGCGGTAAGTATTGAGGTAAGCATTAGGATAATGGTAAATAGGGTAGCTATTATGGTCAGTATTGGAGGTAAGTGTTTGCACAGCAGTAAGTCTTAGAATAAGGTAAGTAAGGTAGGTATTACTGTAGGCCAAGGTAGGTCCCAGACTAACTTAAATTATTAAGGTAAATATTAGGGTTAAGTATTAAGGTAGGAGGGAGGTAAATGTTAAGTTGGGGTTGGTTAGATAGCTAATCAAGCAATTCTGGGGCTAATTGTATAGGGAAATTTTGAGCTGAGGCCTTAGAGCGAGAGTAGGTAGGTCTAAAGGTAAGTTAAAGGTTTCTTAGGTATTTTGGAAGTCTAAGAGATTAGATCCTTCCAAGCTGTGGTTGACTCGTCCTCCAGAGTTTCTTCAGCTTCTATGGCCAGTAGGGTTGTCCTAGGTCCTGCTGCATCCGCGGCCTAGCCGCCTAAGCTGGACTAGGGGATGGAGAATTTAGGGGTTGTGAGAAAATTTGAAGGAGACCGATTGTTTGGGGGCCAAGGTCAGATTCGTCGTGTGTGGTGCGTTGTGGGCTGTTATATGAGTGAGGCTAACCCTCATAGAAGACTGGGCCACGTTCAAGGTCCTGCCGCCCTGGACCACCACACCCTGCATGCTGCCCTATAGTCGGGACACAGGGGGGCCACATACTTACCACCTGACCGCCGCAGGCTATTTGTTAACACCGCTAGGTTGCCCTAGCCTGGCCAGTCAGGTCTGAAGATCCTAGGTCTCGTGATTTTTAAAACCTGGTTGTGGAGCCCTGTGTTCCATACACCGCATGACCCCGGGAATTGCTGTTTTTAAGCTAAAACTAAGCAAAAGTAATGGTTTTTAAGGCAAGTTCCTGTGCCCCGTACACCGCACGACCCCAGGAAATGCATGCTATCTGAGAGAGCCTAATTTGTAGATTAAGATTTTGTAGAAAACTAGTTGTTAAAAAGGCAAGATTCTGTGTTCCATACACCGCACAACCCCAGAATTTGCCACTCTAGACCTATGTAAAGAACTATAAAATGAACAAGATACTGTTTTTAAGTGCAATTTCCTGTGCCCCGTACGACCCCAGGATATGCCATTATACTTACCGTTATACTGCAGGAACGGAAATCAGTGTCATGCTGAAGATAATAAATAGAgcataaaactgttattttctacttttacagCAAAATACTGTTACAAGCAGTGTAACAAGTGGCATACTTACAGATTTTTACCGTAAACAGCAAAATGTACGACATACTACTCAACACACTATTGTGTAACTGACTACTAACAGTGAGGACTAGAGTGAGTTACaactaacaaaaacaacatctgaaTACTCAACAACTTGACAAATCACTTGCATGTAAGTGCACAGTCTATtggcagaaacaaacacattactgtTCTTGGTTTCATTACATAATGTTTGTGTGGTACCTGTGTTAGTGAGGAGCTTGCTGGCCTCCAGTACCTTCTCTGTGTAGACTCCAGGTTCATAATCATCCATTTCAGAAGTGACTGGGTGAAAAACTCTGGCAGCACGGCCTCAAATAGCCCCAGCAGTGCAATCAAAACCGTCAACATCTTTCTCCTGCAGAGCGATGACACTTATTCACGTCCTCTAGCATGTGGTTCTCTGGGACATAAAACAATGATACAGTTagttgtatatatgtttttagtCAACCACCTCGTTGCAAACAAGCCACGTGCCTGCCTGAATACAAAGGTTAGAAGGTAGTGCAggaatatattcattttttaagagaTATTACAGCACTGTAATGTACAGCTGCCTGTTCCCTTTTAATCAGCATCTACtgatcactgtctgtctctcacccctcctctccctttccctccctcatTTTTTGACCCACTAgtaatctgtttattttcttatatgaaTAGATAATGGGCAAAAAGCAAATCTCTTCATTTGCatgtaatataatttaaaagttaaattaaatccTAAAGGATTTTGGATCAAAAAGACAATTGACAAGataggaaacaagaaaaatgaaacgTTTCTGCAACCCTCTCTGGCTTTGTACAatcatttgctgttttactgtgaaataaagttttacctgTGAGGAAGCTTTGGAAGGAAGGTGATAAGGGACAGACTCAGAGGCtaccaaatgaaaacaagcaaaatcaaACTTACCTTCACACAGCTACGCTGATATCCTCTTTGGTTTCTGCACTCTCCCAAACTAACATCTCTCACTTTAAATAGGCCCTGAAATCTGTCTAGGCAGGACCATATCAGGGGTGTCCTTTCCCTTAGACCAACAACTGGTGAATGACAATGTCACTTGTATCAGTTacattgtttacacacacatcaacaacagCATTGTTCCTTATTGTACAccaaaataagtacaaataacataaatacaaaaccaaatatttaactaaataaaataaattcccAGACACTTGGTctaacccatgacatcactggtgatgtcagcaAGATCTTAAAATCAGGAAATGGTTCAGTGCCTCCATTTTGTCTCCTGGCCGCATGGTGGGTGAGTATGGTAGGTTAGAACCTAAGCTAATCTATAActcaagaaacaataaataataaacttaaatacTTTTCTGTCTTGATTGAACCTTAAATGACAGCAATTTgactggctaaacaaacaaatgacaagtatGACAGGAAATACAAAGTTTAATGGAGACAAAATGGAGGTCTCACCCACTTTTTCACAGCGTCTAGAGACTATTCAGATAAAACAATCTTAGGACTACTTTCCTCCTCTGATCTTAAGATTTGATATATCTGATACTGACATAgtcaaaactctttttttaacCAGGAAAAATTAAGCTAAATAATTTGGGTTTGGATATAAATAGCTTGACTCAACCAGTGAATACTGAACTGTGTTACtattgaacatactgtatgtttgtatgctaaGTCCTTCATATATTTTAAGTTAACATCCGGTGTCATTTATCTTTCTTCGTAGGCTCAAGTGAAACATGCGTGCTGAGGTTCCTTGAGCTTCAAAGAAATCTCGGTATGATGTATGCTGAAATACTGTTGGTATCGCTCGTTacttttgcatttgtttctttcataaAGTATGTTTATATTGGCGTGCTGTATTTGCCGCAGATCTGGGCTGATGTTGATCCTCTCTGCTGAcctgctgctgtggctgaatGCGGTAACAGAGGACTCCATCCATGAGGAGATCGAGTTAGAAAGAGAAGACAGCAACACGAGCTTACCTAAAGCAGACATGTCTGATTTAGCAAGTAAATAATATGACAAACATAAATCTTTGTGCAACGAAGAAAAACTTCATctgtattttgataatcaatgaatcattttcaatcaatcaattgatCGTTTAATGACCACACGACAGAGTTCGGTGGAATTTGCTTTTAGTACAGCATGTATGGAAGCTCATATCACTGTGTAGACATATTACAGATAACAGTTTAACAAAGGACTGgcacaacaaacaatatacGTGAATTTGCATAACAATATTTACAGACAGCATATACACTGACATGACATTTAAAGTGCAGGTGCATCAGGTAGGGATTATTGCAAAGATTATTGCAGGGTGTTCAGGCTCTTTATGGCAGTGGGGAAGAAGCTGTGTTTGAAACGGGATGTTTTAGTGGACAGTGATCTATAGCGACTCCTGTGGGGCATCAGTTGGAACAGGTGGTGAGTAGGGTGAGAAGGGTcagagattattttatttgcccTTTTGATAGTGCGTTTGATATATAGTGATTCAACTGATGGGAGAGGTTTGCAAATGATCTTGGATGCTTTTTTAACTATGcgctgcagtttttttcttgATTGACTGTCCAGGCTGCTGTACCAGACTGTTATAGATGAGATGAGCATGTTTTCAATGATGGCAGTGTAAAACTGAAGAAGGAGGGAttgtttgattattattattattgcctGAAGTCTGTGTTTTTGAAGTGTTGAGCTGGAGGTTGTTGTCAGTGGACCAAGTGACTGCTTGGGCAACCTGCTGGTGGTATTTGTCCTCGTTATTCTTGGTTTATGAGTCTGATTATggttgtgtcatctgcatatttgAGAATGGTGACTGAGCTGTGGTGGGATGTAAGGTGGTTTGTGTCAAGGGAGAAGAGCCAGGGTGAGAGCTTGCAACCCTGGGGGGCGCCTGTGCTGAGGGTCAGGGGTCGAGATGAAAGGCTGTCCATCTTAACCCTCCGTTTTCTTCCCCACAGAAAGATTCTTATCCAGTGGCATATGCAAGGGTCAATGTTCATGTCCATCAGTTTGTTGAAAACATTGACCAGGTTTATTGTATTGAAGGCTGAGCTGAAGTCAATGAATAGTATGCGGGCGTATGTGCTGGGTGACTCCAGGTGATGTAGTGTGTGATGGAGGGCTAGGTTGACAGCATCCTCAACTGACCTGTTGGCACGATAGGCGAACTGGTGACTGTCCATCAGAGGGGTGGTGAATAGTTTCAGGTAGGAGAGAATGATGCGCTCAAACGACTTCATGACCACGGATGTTAGGGCAATTGGTCTGAAGTCGTTGAGGCAGGAGATCTTATTTGATTTTGGCACTGGAATTATAATTGAGTCCTTAAAGCACTGTGGAACTGTACACTGGTGGAGGGAGATGTTGAAGATGTTCGGGAATGTGGGGGCCAGCTGAACTGCACAGTGGTTCAGAACAGCTGAACTGATCTTGTCTGAGCCTGCtgctttgagtcatttttaaagaaagaatgctaaaattctctgaattctcttaaatgtgaatattttcttgtttctttagtcctctatgatagtagactgaatatctttgggttgtggactgtgattgacgtttttcaccattttatagaccaaatgactaattgattcattgagaaaaGATGTGCTTCTCCTGGTTGCGGCAGCCATAGGCCAGCTCGCCCTCTCCTACTTCTCTCTGGTGGCAGCCCTAGCTGTGGGGACCCAATGGCCTCTGGGGGAGTTAGACCTGTCCTACTCCCTCCTCAGCCTCATGGAGCTCATCctgcagaacatcttcatcattaAAGGCCTCCACAGGCACCCAAAGCTCCTCGCCAAGAAGAAGGAGCGGAGCAGCATATTCAAGGTACCTgcatttcatttgaatgttttgtaaACTTGCATGAATCAGTCATTAAAAGGTTTTGTTTAAATGATCAACTAATCTGCCCCACAGCCAAAGAAAAAGGTCGTTGTGCCAGTAGAAGATAAGGGGAAGACTGATATTTCAGTGCTGGATGCATCAGCACCCCCTGTTGTTCAAGCGCATGCTGAGAAAAAGTCCTGGACCAAAAGAGTGGTACAAGAAATCTGTGCTTTCCTCATCCTATCTAATACCATGGTAATGTCATATTTATCAgctgatttaaaaagaaacatttgcattttcaaaaatgtctgtAACACATCAACGTTCCCTCCTCTTCCAGCTGTGGGTCATCCCTGCGTTTGGAGTCCACCCTCAGTTTGAGAATGGTGTGGGGAAACAGTTTTCACTGACTATATGACTGTAAAAGTAGATAAAACAACATGATGCACATCTCTAAATGATTATATGGCCAAAAGGCTTAGGAAAGGCACCTTAGTTCCAATGAAGGAGAATCTAAATGTTATAGCACACAATCATATTTCAGAtatgatgtgtttgtttccaaTGAAATGGcaagagtttgtgtttgtctttttcctgtttcaatATGACAGTGCACAAAtccagctccataaagaaatggttttcccagtcTTGTGTGGAAATCATGCAGACAAGAGATGTGGTTTGAAATCCATCATATTATGTGCAGACTACACGGTAAATGGTTTGACTGTTTGCTTGATTTGGGTTCCTGCCCATTAAGGTGTGGACGGTAATGAGGATGTAGACATACTGGCAAAACAATCACTTAGTAAATCACAAAGCAATTTAGTAAAGCTGAGGCCAATAAATGTGGCAATAATACTGGGATATCAATCACACATGAAGACATCTTAAACACCTTTAATTAaacacttcaaaataaaactcaaCTGGATCATGCACACACTGTAATCTGCCTGAATCGGTTCAACATGTGCTACTGAAGTGTGTGTCTAAAAGGAGGATAGCAGCATTAAAAGCATCACATGAGTGAACCTCCTTGGAGAAGCATCATGGGAAATATATCGTCACCTAATCGAATACCTACAATATAGTAAAGGAAACATGATAAGTGGAAGAATTTaggtgttttctttctttctttttgcacTGCCAATAAATTCAAATGAAGAAGAAGTTTgttgtggaagaacttgactggcctgcagaGTCCTGATTCAACCCCATTCAAAATTTTCAAGATGAACTGGAACACTGACTGTCAACCAGAAATTACGCAAACATCACTAAAATCTGTTGGAAAGTCTTCCCAGAAGATTGGAGGCTTATTGAGGATCAGATAAATGTCCGTGGTACTGGAATAAGTTGTTCAACGATCACTTGTGGGTTTTATGTTCACATGtctacatacttttggccatatgaTGCCATTTTCGCATGAtcctatttttttgtacagtatcaaaccaatatttttaccaggaatttactgtaaatagatgagataatcacatacaattaaagcctaaagctctcaagataccattaatgggtgttaaaggaggataatttgaatataattttacatattttttttatgttttacatccagaaatttgtgctttgatggggcagtcttaaggataaattggataattctatgaatttacaaaagaatactgtataaaacaagccattatttaaattaggtaatttcaaggtatttctgcaatgtttttcatttttgtgcacatttatacatttatttagcattctagcaatattttttttggttttttttgtttttattttacaacagttggactgtaaaaatgcagataacatctacaataaatatttgtatttttaaaaaaattctttgtagaataactaaaggttttttttttaccgttaTTTGATGGTAAGtgttttttacttctttttttttacgttaaatttaaagtaaaaaaaaaaacagaaagttgccttaacatattacattcagtaatagtaaaaatcctgttaaaaaaaaaactataatattccatCAAGATGTTTTCTGGCAAAAATGAGCCTTAATGTTCTTTTTGCTCAGCAGTGGTTTTCGTCTTGGAACTCTGCCATGCAGGCCATTTTTGCCCAGTCTCTTTCTTATGGTGGAGTCATGAACACTGAGCTCAACTGAGGCAAGTGAGACCTGCAGTTCTTTGGATGTTGTTGTGGGGTCTTTTGGTCGGCTGGCCACTCCTGGGAAGGTTCACCACTGTTCACCATTTGTGGATAACGGCTCTCCCTGTGGTTCGCTGGAGTCCCAAAGCTTTAGAAATGGCTTCTCAATTAATTTCTCCTGAATTTCTTTGGAAACTTTCTCTCTGCATGATGTCTAGCTTTTGAGGATCTTTTGGTCTACTTCACTTTGTCAGGCAGGCCAGGCTATTTAAGTGATTTCTTGATTGATTGAGAACAGGTGTGGCAGTAATCAGGCCTGGGTGTGGCTAGAGATATTTAACTCAGGTGTGATAAACCACAGTTATGTTTTAACAAGTGGGGACtgttttttcactgtattttgtgtttacttgtgttaTCTTTTAACATTTGTGACAAACATgctaatatatacatatacacacactccgAATAATAACTATTAACTACTGTGAGAGACTGGACTTCACAAAATTTTTTGCAGTCTTTATAACATAAAACTTATATTGTTATTGTGCGGAGAACAGATGAATTGAGGAAAATGGCTCATTTACACGAATGGTTTCAAGTTCTACTTCATGCTTGGGTTGAGACATGGCAAGATTCTTATGAAGACTTACGAAATACTAGACATGACAATCATACATATCACATTATATCCTCTGGATTCAGATCTCACTTAACAGCACACTGAGTTTGGTTAAGCAACAGGATAGAAGATAGATGTATTAAAGAATTCTTCAGGCTGTTGCGTTTAGATTGAGGGACTCTAAATCGTCCATTAGAGGGCAGCAGTTGGTATTCTCCGTTTATAACATGCGAGGAGTCAGAAGAGATACTTTTAGCAAGTCTGCGCATGCTCTTGTTGTGAGCTACTTGAAAGGATGTGTGTTACAGGCTGGCCAATAATCTTTGCACAAATTTGGATTTGATTATATAGTTTAGTTTTAAGTTTCACAGATAGGCTGCTGAGCCAGGCCTGTTTTATTAGTATGTAGTACagcatacaaataaaattattaatgttattatcatTACCCCACTCTGGTATCCGTGATAGTGTGTTGAAGCACGAAACAAAGTCAAACAGTCAGAAAATTTGGATTGTGGAAATACCACTTAAAATGGCCAGTCTAGTACAGATGGACAGGCAAGACATGTTTTCACTATGTttaatgcaatttaaaaaatgttttgtcaaatatATTAGCAGTACATGTTACAGTGTCTTCTGGGGACAGTGCGGAATTTGTCCTGTGTTGATTAGGAGGAAGCTGGATAAACAGAGTGACCAGACTGAAAAACATCCTTTTACTTCAAGGAAAAGGCATCACCCTGTTCATCAAAGGTATGGATTTAAAACTGAGATTGAAAGCAATgttaaattgtttgattttattagactgagattaaatatttttaaacctTTACTGAGTCAGATGATGTTCTCTGAGCACCGCACTTTTTCATCAGTACTCTAACTCACAAAGTCAAACTCATTCACACAAggagctgcccagtacaaccagtaTGATCCAACTACACACTAGCTCTAGTTACCTTCCTCCAGGGCACTTCAGCAGTgtacagtgagggagggagaacTTTATGGAGGGTTGGTGAGAGCTGTTGGGACTAAACCAAACTgactgatgaaacaaaacactgagctgaaagctaCAAACTGTTGATTCTCAGTTGGATCAGTAGGACTAGTAAAGCTTTACCACTACAGGGAGTCATCTTATTTTCTGTGCACATCCAGATATCACGTGATGGACCTTTAGCTTGTGATATTCTCTGTGTGGACAGACATAACGTGAGCTCATTCTTCATGATTCCTCCACAGAGTGGACCGggagagctcagaggttcccagtggtcagtctgcccagcagcatcaaacacacctggactccatatttatggtctgtacatgtacaacaactattttcccatcttttctGTTCAAAATCATCTCCATGCCGCACTTTGTAGACCAGTCgattgtcagtctgtccaacatggatctgatgtttgcttcatgatttcagtttgattgtgtcattcatatagttttctgttccagctgctggaggagaataTCGTCACATTTGTGAAGAATGAGCTTAAGAAGATGCAGAAAATTCTGAGTtcagattacccagaatgcttagaGAGCCaaagtgaggatgaggaggtgttggacggtgaggaggaagagcagagaaagagcagcagagaggcatttctgaagatcacactgcacttcctgaagagaatgaagcaggaggagctggctgaccgtCTGAAGTAAGAGGATTTCTATAAAGATTTAACATGCTGGATAAATAAGACATTTACTGATGTCCGAAGAGATGAAGATGGAGGAAAATATATctgacattaaattaaatgttgaaatatttactttataCTTAATTTATTGATCTTATTTCTTGTGTGTTCATTCAGGGACTCCTGCTGGCAGGTGCCAACTtaaactcaagtctaacctGAAAAAGacgttccagtgtgtgtttgaggggattgttaaagcaggaaacccaacctttctgaatcagatctacacagagctctacgTCACAGAaggagggactgcagatgtcaatgatgaacatgaggtcatacagattgaaacagcatccaggaagCCAGACAaaccagaaacaacaatcagaccagaagacat
This genomic interval from Thunnus thynnus chromosome 14, fThuThy2.1, whole genome shotgun sequence contains the following:
- the LOC137196546 gene encoding proton channel OTOP3-like — its product is MELILQNIFIIKGLHRHPKLLAKKKERSSIFKPKKKVVVPVEDKGKTDISVLDASAPPVVQAHAEKKSWTKRVVQEICAFLILSNTMLWVIPAFGVHPQFENGVGKQFSLTI
- the LOC137197550 gene encoding NLR family CARD domain-containing protein 3-like, yielding MASLVQMDRVDRESSEVPSGQSAQQHQTHLDSIFMLLEENIVTFVKNELKKMQKILSSDYPECLESQSEDEEVLDGEEEEQRKSSREAFLKITLHFLKRMKQEELADRLKCQLKLKSNLKKTFQCVFEGIVKAGNPTFLNQIYTELYVTEGGTADVNDEHEVIQIETASRKPDKPETTIRPEDIFKASPGRDEPIRTVMTKGVAGIGKTVLTQEFTLNWAEDKVNQDIQFTFPFTFRELNVLKEKKYSLVELVHHFFTETKEAGICRFGEFQVVFIFDGLDECRLPLDFHNNEILTDVTESTSVDVLLTKLIRGKMLPSARLWITTRPAAANQIPPECVGIVTEEERT